The following are from one region of the Candidatus Eisenbacteria bacterium genome:
- a CDS encoding DegT/DnrJ/EryC1/StrS family aminotransferase, with the protein MPLACPSVGKEEVEALKNVIASGWLSQGEQVEKFERKFAAYVGVEHAVAFMNGTVALHSILLALGIGRGDEVIVPSLTFFSTATSVIHAGGTPVFAEVDPESFNLDPSDVERKITKKTKAVMPVHYGGQPADMKEILEIAGLRNLLVIEDAAQAHGASYKGKKAGSFGDAAMFSFTPTKNITAGEGGMVTTGDGSLAAKLRLLRNHGQEKQYHHVVVGYNYRMTELQAAVGIEQLKKLDSINKKKNVNARYLSEKLSKFSGIVPPAIKNDRTHPFTLYTLKIEEALTGFSRTELAEWLGKKGISSKVYFPPVHLQPALRYLGYGPDSLPITEGLAAKILSLPCHPSLKREDLEFIVSSVEALWKSKR; encoded by the coding sequence ATTCCTCTTGCCTGCCCTTCCGTTGGGAAGGAAGAGGTGGAAGCCCTCAAGAACGTCATTGCTTCCGGATGGTTGAGCCAGGGCGAGCAGGTGGAGAAGTTCGAGAGGAAGTTTGCCGCTTACGTGGGGGTTGAACACGCTGTTGCCTTCATGAACGGCACAGTCGCCCTTCACTCAATCCTTCTTGCGCTCGGGATCGGCCGCGGAGATGAAGTAATCGTCCCATCGCTCACATTTTTCTCGACTGCCACTTCCGTTATCCATGCAGGCGGGACGCCCGTCTTCGCTGAAGTCGATCCGGAGAGCTTCAACCTGGACCCATCGGATGTCGAGAGGAAGATCACCAAGAAAACAAAGGCCGTGATGCCGGTACACTATGGGGGACAACCGGCTGATATGAAGGAGATACTCGAAATAGCCGGATTGCGAAATCTTCTTGTCATTGAGGATGCAGCCCAGGCGCATGGAGCTTCCTATAAAGGGAAGAAGGCCGGTTCTTTTGGAGATGCGGCGATGTTCAGTTTCACTCCGACAAAGAACATCACGGCAGGTGAAGGCGGTATGGTCACTACCGGCGATGGCTCGCTTGCAGCCAAGCTCAGACTTCTGAGAAATCACGGACAGGAGAAGCAGTACCATCATGTCGTTGTCGGTTACAACTACAGGATGACCGAGCTCCAGGCAGCGGTAGGAATCGAGCAGCTTAAGAAGCTTGATTCAATCAACAAGAAGAAGAATGTAAACGCCAGGTATCTCAGTGAGAAGCTGTCAAAGTTTAGCGGAATCGTGCCGCCCGCAATCAAGAATGACAGGACGCATCCCTTCACGCTCTATACCTTGAAGATCGAAGAAGCTCTGACCGGTTTCTCGCGCACGGAGCTGGCGGAATGGCTTGGGAAAAAAGGCATCTCTTCAAAAGTCTACTTTCCTCCGGTCCACCTTCAGCCTGCACTGAGATATCTCGGATACGGGCCCGACTCTCTGCCGATAACAGAAGGACTCGCTGCGAAGATATTGTCGCTTCCATGTCATCCTTCGCTGAAAAGAGAAGATCTCGAATTCATTGTATCCAGCGTCGAGGCGCTCTGGAAAAGCAAGAGATGA
- a CDS encoding glycosyltransferase family 2 protein, which yields MKSVPLRTSVVIPTRNRPEELKRCLASIAKQTRLPDEAIVVDSSDGAPFEQELKTDFPDPGFRLVFLRSKPGLSLQKRVGIEKATGDVIFFFDDDVVLEDGFILSLLGVFEQDERGEIAGGMGTITNLPPRRRGLRSLLRKAFFLPDFGSGKFKRSGFPTFVHDRKVRQEVECLSGGLTAYRRKVLDEIRPDEDLARGSYMEDDDLSYRISRKYKLVYEPYARLAHLPSKRERPDNREAKKTLVINHHYLFKKNFPQDSVSKLAHSISILGLILDQILAGSPRGTVGVIEGILQVICRR from the coding sequence ATGAAAAGTGTTCCACTTAGGACATCGGTCGTTATACCTACCAGGAACAGGCCCGAAGAACTCAAAAGGTGCTTGGCGTCGATTGCGAAGCAGACCAGGCTGCCCGACGAGGCAATCGTTGTTGACTCGTCGGATGGCGCGCCATTCGAGCAGGAGCTCAAGACAGACTTTCCAGATCCTGGATTCCGCCTCGTGTTCCTGAGAAGCAAGCCCGGGCTTTCCCTTCAGAAGAGGGTCGGGATAGAAAAAGCCACTGGAGATGTGATTTTCTTCTTCGATGATGATGTAGTCCTCGAAGACGGCTTCATTTTGAGTCTGCTCGGCGTCTTTGAGCAGGATGAAAGAGGCGAGATAGCGGGGGGAATGGGGACAATAACAAACCTTCCTCCGAGAAGAAGAGGACTCAGGAGCCTTTTGAGGAAAGCATTCTTTCTCCCTGATTTCGGCAGCGGCAAGTTCAAGAGGTCAGGCTTCCCGACATTCGTTCACGACAGAAAAGTCAGGCAAGAAGTCGAATGCCTTTCCGGCGGACTCACTGCATACAGAAGAAAAGTTCTCGATGAAATCAGACCCGACGAGGATCTTGCCAGGGGGAGCTACATGGAAGACGATGACCTCTCGTACAGAATCTCGAGAAAGTACAAACTCGTATATGAGCCCTACGCAAGACTTGCCCATCTTCCTTCAAAGAGGGAAAGGCCGGACAATCGCGAGGCAAAAAAGACCCTTGTCATCAATCACCACTACCTGTTCAAGAAGAATTTCCCTCAGGACTCTGTAAGCAAGTTGGCGCATTCGATATCGATTCTTGGCCTAATACTGGACCAGATCCTCGCCGGAAGCCCGAGAGGAACAGTTGGTGTTATCGAAGGAATACTTCAAGTAATCTGCAGGAGATGA
- a CDS encoding sugar phosphate nucleotidyltransferase, which produces MKTIVLAGGKGTRLLPLTTVLPKPLLPVGDYPILEIVIRQLKKQGFTKITLAVGYLSHLFEAYFGDGSKWGVELEYSVERESLGTAGPILLVKDLSSTFLVMNGDLLTTLDFNRVVEYHKKKDAVLTIALQERSHQINLGYVERDGKYNITGYIEKPVHRYEVGMGIYVFEPEALSYIKKGEKADFPELVLRLIGDGKKVVGYPCSDFWLDIGRHEEYEKAQNEFEKLKHLFF; this is translated from the coding sequence GTGAAAACTATTGTGCTTGCAGGGGGCAAGGGAACCAGGCTTCTTCCACTCACAACGGTTCTTCCCAAGCCGCTTCTCCCGGTTGGTGACTATCCGATCCTGGAAATAGTCATAAGGCAGCTCAAGAAGCAGGGATTCACCAAAATCACTCTTGCGGTCGGCTATCTGTCCCATCTCTTTGAAGCTTACTTCGGGGATGGAAGCAAGTGGGGTGTTGAGCTTGAGTATTCAGTTGAGAGAGAGTCCCTTGGGACAGCCGGTCCAATTTTGCTTGTCAAGGACCTCAGTTCAACATTTCTTGTGATGAATGGGGACCTTCTCACAACGCTCGATTTCAACAGGGTCGTCGAGTATCACAAGAAGAAAGATGCTGTTCTTACAATTGCCCTTCAGGAGAGGTCTCATCAAATCAACCTCGGATATGTTGAGCGCGACGGGAAGTACAACATTACAGGATACATTGAGAAACCAGTTCATCGCTACGAGGTTGGCATGGGTATCTACGTTTTTGAGCCCGAGGCCCTGAGCTATATCAAGAAGGGGGAGAAGGCTGATTTCCCTGAGCTTGTCTTGAGATTGATCGGAGATGGCAAGAAGGTGGTTGGCTACCCGTGCAGCGATTTCTGGCTGGACATAGGAAGACACGAAGAATACGAGAAGGCCCAGAATGAGTTTGAAAAACTCAAACACCTCTTCTTCTAG
- a CDS encoding radical SAM protein, translating into MKITLVQPKAYRHNPSFVWEPLNLGYLASFLKANGFSDVSIRISAFEDADAIAMACAESDIAGITGTSPMFSDGMNIARKAKRHNPNLKIVFGGTHATACTESVLLNDEVDFVVRNEGELTLLDLVRTLEGNGDVKNVLGISYRDGSGIRSNPPRPLVKNTDELPPPDRKLFDQEKFIRTSSQAGKRTIWVLSSRGCPYRCTYCASHTVWTRMWRPRSPENVIKEIEELVRDYGIEHVNFSDDTFTVTKERTIEFSRKLKESGLKITWGCNVHVNTVDRETFVEMATAGCSEIWMGVESGSPEILKELKKGSTIEQIAEAFRASKGLTMKRHAYLMVGAPGESRESIVETKKLLARLEPDFAAVTVFTPYPGCEVYDYAKQKQFVSDNMDWSAIDLHQTVVMPTRYLTREELEEEHIRFVRELEPYRRMLKFSVTDFLGRVAMRFWTTPPSGYGKLFKKFLSYVSARRLKPRS; encoded by the coding sequence GTGAAGATAACTCTGGTTCAACCCAAAGCTTACCGGCATAACCCATCGTTTGTCTGGGAACCCCTGAACCTCGGCTACCTCGCGTCTTTTCTCAAGGCCAACGGCTTTTCAGACGTCTCCATCAGAATCTCGGCCTTCGAGGATGCGGATGCGATTGCAATGGCCTGTGCCGAATCGGACATTGCAGGGATTACCGGGACGTCCCCCATGTTTTCCGACGGCATGAACATTGCTAGGAAGGCAAAGAGACATAATCCCAATCTGAAGATTGTGTTTGGCGGCACTCACGCCACGGCGTGCACTGAATCCGTTCTCCTCAATGATGAAGTCGATTTTGTGGTAAGAAACGAAGGCGAACTCACGCTTCTTGACCTTGTTCGAACACTTGAAGGGAACGGAGATGTGAAGAACGTGCTGGGGATTTCATACAGGGACGGTTCGGGAATACGGTCGAATCCACCAAGACCTCTTGTCAAGAATACTGACGAGCTTCCGCCCCCGGACAGAAAGCTCTTCGACCAGGAGAAATTCATCCGGACATCATCCCAGGCCGGAAAGAGAACGATCTGGGTGTTGTCCAGTAGAGGCTGTCCCTACCGCTGTACATACTGTGCGTCGCATACGGTCTGGACGCGAATGTGGCGACCGCGGTCTCCCGAAAATGTCATCAAAGAAATAGAAGAGCTTGTGCGTGATTACGGAATTGAGCATGTGAATTTCTCCGACGATACGTTCACAGTGACAAAGGAAAGAACTATTGAGTTTTCGAGGAAACTGAAGGAATCAGGACTCAAGATTACTTGGGGCTGCAATGTCCACGTGAACACGGTTGATAGAGAAACGTTTGTGGAGATGGCCACTGCCGGTTGCAGTGAAATCTGGATGGGAGTTGAGAGCGGCTCACCCGAAATACTCAAGGAGCTGAAGAAGGGAAGCACGATCGAGCAGATTGCGGAGGCATTCAGAGCGTCAAAAGGTCTCACAATGAAGAGGCACGCATATCTCATGGTCGGCGCTCCCGGCGAGAGCAGGGAAAGCATCGTTGAGACAAAGAAACTTCTTGCCAGGCTTGAGCCCGATTTTGCAGCCGTCACAGTCTTCACGCCCTACCCGGGATGCGAAGTATATGATTACGCGAAGCAGAAACAGTTTGTCAGCGACAACATGGACTGGTCAGCAATCGACCTTCATCAAACTGTCGTTATGCCCACCCGGTATCTGACCAGAGAAGAATTGGAGGAAGAACACATCCGGTTCGTAAGAGAGCTTGAGCCCTACCGGAGAATGCTCAAGTTTTCTGTGACTGATTTTCTGGGTCGGGTAGCCATGCGCTTCTGGACAACGCCTCCGTCAGGATATGGGAAGCTCTTCAAAAAGTTCCTTTCTTATGTGAGTGCGCGAAGACTCAAGCCCCGGTCTTGA
- a CDS encoding glycosyltransferase family 4 protein — protein sequence MKLCYLAVGDSIHTKRWLSFFKKRGHDVYLMTSVPGNIGGITEIDISLRPFPRTSAYKNLPKIKRILKEISPDILHSHYVTQYGWAGALANFHPFVLTGWGSDMFLEPYRRRLNKFLFGYTARKADLITTETERGRSAFQAAGVPKDKIELIHWGVDLELFRPGIDARSLRQELGLGDGPVVFSPRAMKALFNVETILRAFPRVLKEFPSAKLVLKGPRSQESKDSFCLEMERIAGELKIGGSIVFQEEVPYDKMPLYYSAADVVVSIPDSDSMPISVLEGIACGAVPVLSDLPSVREWFTPGVNAIFPRDKSPESLADSILTVLKNEPTRNSSREANYSLVREKADHAQWMLKMEGLYEGLVGRPSP from the coding sequence TTGAAACTCTGCTACCTTGCAGTAGGGGACAGTATCCACACAAAACGGTGGCTCTCGTTTTTCAAGAAAAGAGGCCACGACGTCTATCTCATGACATCCGTCCCAGGGAATATCGGGGGAATAACTGAAATCGACATTTCGCTTCGTCCCTTCCCGAGGACAAGCGCCTACAAAAACCTGCCAAAGATAAAGAGAATCTTGAAGGAGATATCGCCGGACATTCTCCACTCACATTACGTGACTCAGTACGGCTGGGCCGGGGCGCTCGCGAATTTCCATCCTTTTGTGCTCACGGGCTGGGGCTCAGATATGTTTCTTGAGCCGTACAGAAGACGGCTGAACAAGTTTCTATTCGGCTACACCGCGAGAAAGGCCGATCTCATAACGACCGAGACAGAAAGGGGAAGAAGTGCATTTCAGGCGGCAGGTGTTCCGAAGGATAAGATCGAACTGATTCACTGGGGTGTTGACCTCGAACTTTTCCGGCCGGGAATCGATGCACGCTCGCTTCGGCAGGAGTTAGGACTTGGCGATGGCCCAGTAGTGTTCAGTCCAAGAGCGATGAAAGCACTTTTCAACGTTGAGACCATTCTTCGTGCATTCCCAAGAGTTCTGAAAGAGTTCCCCTCGGCAAAACTTGTCTTGAAAGGCCCGCGCTCTCAGGAATCCAAGGATTCATTCTGCCTTGAGATGGAGAGAATTGCTGGGGAGCTCAAGATAGGCGGCTCTATTGTTTTCCAGGAAGAAGTTCCTTACGACAAAATGCCACTCTATTATTCGGCTGCCGATGTTGTGGTGTCCATACCGGATAGTGACAGCATGCCAATAAGTGTTCTCGAAGGGATTGCCTGCGGTGCAGTCCCGGTACTAAGTGACCTTCCTTCGGTGCGTGAATGGTTTACCCCGGGCGTGAATGCTATCTTTCCGCGAGACAAGTCGCCGGAATCCCTGGCTGATTCGATACTGACTGTGCTGAAAAACGAGCCAACGAGAAACAGTAGCCGGGAGGCAAACTACTCGCTCGTCAGGGAGAAAGCCGATCATGCACAGTGGATGCTGAAGATGGAGGGGCTGTACGAGGGACTGGTGGGGCGCCCCTCACCCTAA
- a CDS encoding SDR family NAD(P)-dependent oxidoreductase: protein MKLSGKRILLTGGGGFIGSHLAEKLVKEGAKVRVFLRYTSRGERGFLSDSGLEDRVEIIHGDLKDSDAVKKAMDKTDVVFHLAALIAIPYSYKHPLDVVETNVVGTLNVLNAAKEVGVEKIVHTSTSEVYGSALYVPIDEKHPLQGQSPYSASKIGADKLAESFHLSFGLPVATIRPFNCYGPRQSMRAVVPTIITQALKGIEVKAGSLHPTRDFTFVADTVDAFLRIAEDERSVGEVMNIGTGTGISVGELVKKIGELVGKELVVTEAKERVRPERSEVQRLVADSSKARELLGWEPKVSLDKGLKETIKWFSENMGRFRPWEYVV, encoded by the coding sequence ATGAAACTCTCAGGAAAGAGAATACTTCTCACTGGCGGCGGCGGCTTCATTGGAAGCCATCTTGCTGAGAAACTTGTCAAAGAAGGAGCCAAAGTCAGAGTCTTCCTGAGATACACTTCAAGAGGCGAGAGGGGTTTTCTGTCGGATTCCGGGCTCGAAGACAGGGTTGAGATTATCCATGGAGATCTCAAGGACAGTGACGCAGTCAAGAAAGCCATGGACAAGACGGATGTTGTTTTTCACCTGGCCGCGCTCATCGCAATTCCTTACTCGTACAAGCATCCCCTGGATGTCGTCGAGACCAATGTGGTCGGGACTCTCAACGTGCTTAATGCCGCAAAAGAAGTCGGAGTCGAAAAGATTGTTCACACTTCGACAAGTGAAGTCTATGGCTCGGCCCTCTATGTTCCAATTGACGAGAAACACCCGCTCCAAGGCCAATCGCCCTATTCGGCCAGCAAGATAGGAGCCGACAAGCTTGCCGAGAGCTTCCATCTTTCGTTTGGCCTTCCGGTCGCGACAATAAGGCCTTTCAACTGCTATGGACCAAGACAATCGATGCGCGCAGTCGTGCCTACCATCATCACCCAGGCCTTGAAAGGAATCGAGGTGAAGGCCGGCTCCCTTCATCCTACGAGAGACTTCACCTTTGTCGCGGACACTGTTGATGCCTTTCTTAGAATCGCAGAGGATGAGAGGTCCGTCGGAGAGGTAATGAACATTGGGACTGGGACTGGAATCTCGGTCGGAGAACTGGTGAAGAAGATAGGGGAACTCGTCGGAAAGGAGCTTGTCGTCACGGAGGCGAAGGAAAGGGTCAGGCCCGAGAGAAGTGAGGTCCAGCGGCTCGTCGCCGATTCAAGCAAGGCAAGGGAATTGCTTGGTTGGGAACCGAAAGTCTCGCTGGATAAAGGTCTCAAGGAAACCATCAAATGGTTTTCCGAGAACATGGGCCGGTTCAGACCCTGGGAATACGTTGTGTAA